Proteins encoded within one genomic window of Fragaria vesca subsp. vesca linkage group LG1, FraVesHawaii_1.0, whole genome shotgun sequence:
- the LOC101294697 gene encoding uncharacterized protein LOC101294697, translating to MGQHFYGTTDIAVLCKDGIILANDARITLQIKDELGKEDSELATDEGVKMFQLCSKPKIYCTLMGDVKQWHEMYEDLLRRGPKSVEDAKNYAEDYLKGFRRKDRKNRRTECGAFGIIVAGYQEQKGFQIFGVTYSGKKVEIHNGPMIAIGSGCFYAIKCLNIRKGNPNMSEEFGTTITLQALMESSFQDRDTGGYLKVIFVHKDGCISNTYQVLDVYNALYNPSDQDEKSTMFMMYSTSIGPIFSDDEILALIRDLWSTSVVNTEEYKMCNIIAKKANYYITRIVLDKEKDAERVYEYLSTKNARPFFPKTLSHIRSELVDCIREKTRDHIYVGRSSKRLLEGICKLQNADSFKYQ from the exons ATGGGTCAACACTTCTATGGAACAACGGATATTGCTGTATTGTGTAAAGATGGAATTATACTCGCCAATGATGCTAGGATTACATTACAGATCAAGGATGAGCTCGGCAAAGAAGATAGCGAACTGG CAACAGATGAGGGAGTCAAAATGTTTCAATTATGTTCCAAGCCTAAAATATATTGTACTTTAATGGGAGATGTCAAACAATGGCATGAAATGTACGAAGATTTGCTTCGGCGG GGACCGAAATCAGTGGAAGATGCGAAGAATTATGCAGAAGATTACTTAAAAGGCTTCCGAAGGAAAGATCGCAAAAATCGGAGGACAGAGTGCGGCGCATTTGGCATAATTGTTGCCGGATATCAGGAACAAAAG GGCTTTCAAATTTTTGGTGTAACCTATAGTGGTAAAAAAGTAGAGATTCACAATGGGCCAATGATTGCAATAGGATCTGGTTGTTTTTATGCTATAAAATGTCTCAATATAAG GAAGGGTAATCCTAACATGTCTGAAGAATTTGGTACCACTATCACTCTGCAAGCTCTAATGGAAAGCAGTTTCCAAGACCGTGACACCGGTGGATATTTGAAAG TGATATTCGTGCATAAGGATGGTTGCATTTCTAATACGTATCAGGTTTTAGATGTTTATAATGCACTTTATAACCCAAGTGATCAGGATGAAAAATCAACTATGTTCATGATGTATTCTACAAGCATCGGCCCTATATTTAGTGATGATGAGATCCTCGCTCTCATAAGGGACCTCTG GTCAACAAGTGTAGTGAACACCGAAGAGTACAAGATGTGTAACATCATAGCAAAGAAGGCTAATTATTATATAACTCGTATTGTGTTGGACAAAGAAAAGGATGCTGAAAGAGTGTACGAGTACCTAAGCACCAAAAATGCTAGACCATTTTTTCCTAAAACCTTAAGTCATATTAGAAGCGAATTGGTTGATTGTATTAGGGAAAAAACTCGTGATCACATTTATGTTGGAAGGAGCTCGAAGAGATTATTAGAGGGTATATGTAAGTTGCAAAATGCAGACTCTTTCAAGTATCAATAA